GGACGATATCTATTTTTGTTCTCATCTTTTGCCATTATTCCGATATGTTGTCCCTTGTGACTAAATTCTAAAGCCAAATTTTTAACTTTTTCCACCTGCTCCCTGCCCTCTAATTCAACAAGTATTAGTCTCGCCCTGGGTGAATAGTGGCGGGGATACATACCAGGTGATAAAACTTTATTTTTTGAACTGGAATTTATTACTGTTTTAATTACTTCGTTTAGCCTCTCAATACTTACCCCGCCTGGACGCAGTATAGAAGGCTCATTATGGGTTAAATCTAAAACCGTTGACTCTACTCCTATTTCAGTTTTTCCTCCGTCAATAATTAGGTCAATTCTGCCTGTTAAATCATCTAATACATGCTGAGCACAAGTAGGAGATGGGCTACCAAAGAGATTAGCGCTCGGGGCGGCAATCGGTGTTTGGCAAAATTCAATAAAACTTAAAGCAATTTTATTAGCCGGCATTCTAATTGCTACGGTATCAAGCCCAGCAGTAAGTATATCAGGAATATTTTCTGCTTTTTTAAGAACCAGTGTGAGAGGCCCGGGCCAAAATGTATCGGTTAACCTTGCCACTATATCAGGAATATTTATAGCCAATGTATGCAATTTCTCTTTTTGGGCAATATGGACAATTAAGGGATCTTCCAGGGGTCTTTTTTTAGTCTCAAATATTTTAGCTATTGCTTGTGTATTGAATGCATCTGCGCCCAGTCCATAAACCGTTTCCGTAGGAAAGGCTACCAGACCGCCGCCTTTTATTTTTTCGGCCGCAGTCTTAATGTAAACCGGATTTATATTATCAGGATTAACTGTTATAATTTCTGTCCT
This is a stretch of genomic DNA from bacterium Unc6. It encodes these proteins:
- a CDS encoding threonylcarbamoyl-AMP synthase — protein: MRTEIITVNPDNINPVYIKTAAEKIKGGGLVAFPTETVYGLGADAFNTQAIAKIFETKKRPLEDPLIVHIAQKEKLHTLAINIPDIVARLTDTFWPGPLTLVLKKAENIPDILTAGLDTVAIRMPANKIALSFIEFCQTPIAAPSANLFGSPSPTCAQHVLDDLTGRIDLIIDGGKTEIGVESTVLDLTHNEPSILRPGGVSIERLNEVIKTVINSSSKNKVLSPGMYPRHYSPRARLILVELEGREQVEKVKNLALEFSHKGQHIGIMAKDENKNRYRPFNVKLLGPGDNLATCAANLFSILREFDRLGVSVIIAEGVKKEGLGLAIMDRLRKAAGE